The proteins below are encoded in one region of Candidatus Polarisedimenticolaceae bacterium:
- the lexA gene encoding transcriptional repressor LexA — MGKTPPGETRDKVFRFVRERLHEGRPPTIREVQEAFGFRSPMTAREHLEGLVAEGKLAKAAGLARGYRLPEGEAGIPRMIPLLGRVPAGPLDAAIEDLEGYVPVEARRAAGELFGLRVRGDSMSGIGILAGDIVVVRRQERAEAGDVVVALVGDEATVKRWRVRRGRVELHAENPRYEPIVPDPRELRVLGKVVEVRRYL; from the coding sequence ATGGGCAAGACACCCCCCGGCGAGACCCGGGACAAGGTCTTCCGCTTCGTTCGCGAGCGGTTGCACGAGGGACGTCCCCCGACCATCCGCGAGGTCCAGGAGGCGTTCGGCTTCCGCTCCCCGATGACCGCGCGCGAGCACCTCGAGGGGCTCGTCGCCGAGGGGAAGCTCGCGAAGGCCGCCGGGCTCGCCCGCGGTTATCGCCTTCCGGAAGGGGAGGCGGGGATTCCCCGGATGATCCCGCTCCTCGGTCGCGTCCCCGCCGGTCCCCTCGACGCCGCGATCGAGGACCTCGAGGGGTACGTCCCCGTCGAGGCGCGCCGCGCCGCGGGGGAGCTCTTCGGCCTGCGCGTGCGCGGGGACAGCATGAGCGGCATCGGGATCCTCGCCGGCGACATCGTCGTCGTGCGCCGGCAGGAGCGCGCCGAGGCCGGCGACGTCGTCGTCGCCCTCGTCGGCGACGAGGCGACGGTCAAGCGGTGGCGCGTCCGCCGCGGTCGCGTGGAGCTCCACGCCGAAAACCCCAGGTACGAACCGATCGTCCCGGACCCTCGGGAGCTGCGGGTGCTCGGGAAGGTCGTCGAGGTCAGGAGATACCTGTGA
- a CDS encoding DNA polymerase Y family protein: protein MDRTACIDLPAFPLQLLLRREPEWRQHPAAVVAEDRPQGKILWVNEKARVGGVLPGMRYAAAQALFPALRAGVVPPSEIDAAVAEGCERLRQFTPFVEPAEGEPGVFWLDARGLIPLWGSLDAWAAQVHTDAVRAGFVASLVVGFSRFGAYAIARSRRGILVLNDARAERDGARAVRLDRLALPPTARDSLAKLGVRTVGEFVDLPLEGVGTRFGAEVHRMHRFASGSLAVPLQPDRPAEPEQVRVILDHPEFQAGSIEAIVAEKLDPMLTAIGKKGRALGELQLVLRFERLGDHVESLKPAAPTLDPKLVMELVRLRLQAVRTLPDGVMEVILVARETDPTPRQERLFAVRGRRDLAAASRALARVRAKLGDDAVVRAVPKDAHLPEAKVAWEPVTDLVEANPRPVDEPHLVRRFHPNPVPLPPRERHEPDGWMLRGLEQGPVMRVLGPYVVSGDWWSNPVHRDYHFAETKKGELLWVYFDREARRWFLQGRVE from the coding sequence GTGGACCGGACGGCCTGCATTGACCTTCCCGCCTTCCCGCTGCAGCTGCTGCTGCGGCGGGAGCCGGAATGGCGGCAGCACCCCGCGGCCGTCGTCGCGGAGGATCGCCCCCAGGGAAAGATCCTCTGGGTCAACGAGAAGGCGCGCGTGGGCGGGGTGCTTCCGGGGATGCGTTACGCCGCGGCGCAGGCGCTGTTTCCCGCCCTTCGCGCGGGGGTCGTTCCCCCTTCGGAGATCGACGCCGCCGTCGCCGAAGGGTGCGAGCGCCTCCGCCAGTTCACGCCGTTCGTCGAGCCGGCGGAGGGGGAGCCCGGCGTCTTCTGGCTCGACGCGCGCGGGCTGATCCCGCTCTGGGGATCGCTCGACGCGTGGGCGGCCCAGGTGCACACCGACGCCGTGCGCGCGGGGTTCGTGGCGAGCCTCGTCGTCGGCTTCTCGCGTTTCGGTGCCTACGCGATCGCCCGCTCGCGGCGCGGGATCCTCGTCCTGAACGACGCGCGGGCCGAGCGCGACGGCGCGCGCGCGGTGCGCCTCGACCGCCTGGCGCTCCCGCCGACGGCGCGCGATTCCCTGGCGAAGCTCGGAGTGCGCACGGTCGGGGAGTTCGTCGATCTCCCGCTCGAGGGGGTGGGGACGCGGTTCGGCGCCGAGGTGCATCGGATGCACCGCTTCGCCTCGGGCTCGCTCGCCGTCCCGCTTCAGCCCGACCGGCCGGCGGAGCCCGAGCAGGTGCGGGTGATCCTCGATCATCCGGAATTCCAGGCGGGGAGCATCGAGGCGATCGTCGCGGAGAAACTCGACCCGATGTTGACCGCGATCGGAAAGAAGGGGCGCGCGCTCGGGGAGCTGCAGCTGGTGCTGCGGTTCGAGCGCCTGGGAGATCACGTCGAGTCGCTCAAGCCCGCGGCTCCGACCCTCGACCCGAAGCTCGTGATGGAGCTCGTGCGCCTGCGCCTGCAGGCGGTGCGCACCCTTCCCGACGGGGTGATGGAGGTGATCCTCGTCGCGCGCGAGACCGACCCGACCCCGCGGCAGGAGCGCCTGTTCGCCGTGCGCGGCCGTCGCGACCTCGCCGCCGCGAGCCGCGCGCTCGCCCGCGTGCGGGCGAAGCTGGGGGACGACGCCGTCGTGCGCGCCGTCCCGAAGGACGCGCACCTTCCCGAGGCGAAGGTCGCGTGGGAGCCGGTGACGGATCTCGTCGAGGCGAACCCGCGCCCGGTGGACGAGCCGCACCTGGTGCGTCGCTTCCACCCGAACCCCGTCCCGCTCCCGCCGCGCGAGCGTCACGAGCCCGACGGCTGGATGCTGCGCGGCCTCGAGCAGGGGCCGGTGATGCGCGTCCTCGGCCCCTACGTCGTCTCGGGGGATTGGTGGAGCAACCCCGTGCACCGCGACTACCACTTCGCGGAGACGAAGAAGGGGGAGCTGCTCTGGGTCTATTTCGACCGGGAAGCGCGCCGCTGGTTCCTCCAGGGGCGCGTGGAATGA